From Brevibacillus marinus, a single genomic window includes:
- the sucC gene encoding ADP-forming succinate--CoA ligase subunit beta, which produces MNIHEYQGKEILKQYGVKVPEGRVAFTVDEAVEAAKELGTQVVVVKAQIHAGGRGKAGGVKVAKNLDEVRTYASELLGKVLVTHQTGPEGKEVKRLLIEQGCDIQKEYYVGVVVDRSTGRVTMMASEEGGTEIEEVAARTPEKIFKEVIDPVVGLTPFQARRLAFAINIPNHLVNKAAKFMLGLYEAFVDKDCSIAEINPLVVTGDGEVMALDAKLNFDSNALFRHPEILELRDLSEEDEKEIEASKYDLSYIALDGNIGCMVNGAGLAMATMDIIKYYGGEPANFLDVGGGASEEKVTEAFKIILSDQKVKGIFVNIFGGIMKCDVIANGIVAAAKQVQLDRPLVVRLEGTNVELGKRILNESGLQIVAADSMADGAQKIVSLVQ; this is translated from the coding sequence ATGAACATTCACGAGTATCAAGGCAAAGAGATACTGAAGCAGTACGGTGTGAAAGTGCCGGAAGGACGTGTCGCCTTTACTGTGGATGAAGCGGTCGAAGCGGCGAAAGAACTGGGTACCCAGGTGGTCGTCGTCAAGGCGCAAATCCACGCGGGAGGCCGCGGCAAGGCAGGCGGCGTCAAGGTTGCCAAAAACTTGGACGAAGTGCGTACATATGCGAGCGAACTGTTGGGCAAGGTGCTCGTCACCCACCAGACCGGACCAGAGGGCAAGGAAGTAAAGCGGCTGTTGATTGAACAGGGCTGCGACATACAAAAAGAGTACTATGTGGGCGTCGTCGTCGACCGGTCGACCGGGCGCGTGACGATGATGGCTTCCGAAGAGGGCGGTACGGAGATCGAAGAAGTGGCCGCTCGCACCCCGGAAAAAATCTTTAAAGAAGTGATTGACCCGGTTGTCGGGCTTACGCCGTTCCAGGCCCGCCGGCTGGCGTTCGCGATCAACATTCCGAACCACCTGGTCAACAAAGCGGCCAAGTTCATGTTGGGTCTGTACGAAGCGTTTGTTGACAAGGATTGCTCGATCGCCGAAATCAATCCGCTCGTCGTCACCGGAGACGGTGAAGTGATGGCGCTCGATGCCAAGCTGAACTTCGATTCCAATGCGTTGTTCCGCCATCCCGAGATCCTCGAACTGCGCGACCTCTCCGAAGAGGATGAAAAAGAGATCGAGGCATCCAAATACGACCTGTCCTACATCGCGCTGGACGGCAACATCGGCTGCATGGTGAACGGCGCCGGGCTGGCGATGGCAACGATGGACATTATCAAATACTACGGCGGCGAGCCGGCCAACTTCCTGGACGTGGGCGGCGGCGCATCGGAGGAGAAGGTGACGGAAGCGTTCAAGATCATCCTCTCCGACCAGAAAGTAAAAGGGATTTTCGTCAACATCTTCGGCGGCATTATGAAGTGTGACGTCATCGCCAACGGGATTGTCGCGGCGGCCAAACAGGTGCAGCTGGATCGCCCGCTGGTGGTCCGCCTGGAAGGGACCAACGTAGAGCTGGGCAAGCGGATCCTGAACGAATCGGGCCTGCAAATTGTCGCGGCAGATTCGATGGCGGACGGCGCGCAAAAGATCGTCTCCCTGGTTCAGTAA
- the glp gene encoding gephyrin-like molybdotransferase Glp, protein MRFHRQPISVDEAQARLLERVVPLDAEEVPLADAYGRVLARPLYATYDLPPFDRSPLDGYAVRAEDTAAATPAAPVALEVIETVAAGEVPRLPVGRGQACRIMTGAMIPQGADAVVMFEQTENPAQPVDVVRVKRAMRPGENIALQGEEVAKGSCVLPAGALIGAGALALLATFGAVSVAVRRRPRVGIVATGSELVEPDQPLAPGKIRNSNGMMLAGMIRDAGGTPVLLGCLPDEAKAAKQKLSEWTQQVDLLVTTGGISVGDFDLMADLFADPSFQRLFDRVAMRPGSPTSAAVYHGRLICALSGSPSACFVGCELLVKPLLAKMLGKPRPLPAPVEAILAQDYRKPCPYPRYLRGRLRAEQAVLYADPDGNDKAGRLATLHQNNCLIIIPPGGGGRQAGARVSVIPLANSGPDCLGS, encoded by the coding sequence ATGCGCTTTCACCGTCAACCGATTAGCGTCGACGAGGCGCAGGCGAGACTGCTGGAGCGGGTGGTTCCGCTGGATGCGGAGGAGGTGCCGCTCGCGGATGCGTACGGGAGAGTGCTGGCCCGGCCGTTGTACGCTACCTATGACCTGCCGCCATTTGACCGTTCCCCGCTGGATGGGTACGCCGTCCGCGCCGAAGACACGGCCGCCGCGACGCCCGCCGCGCCGGTTGCGCTGGAGGTGATCGAGACGGTTGCGGCAGGGGAAGTGCCCCGCCTGCCAGTGGGCCGCGGGCAGGCCTGCCGCATCATGACCGGTGCGATGATCCCGCAGGGAGCCGACGCGGTCGTCATGTTTGAACAGACGGAGAATCCGGCGCAGCCGGTCGACGTCGTTCGCGTCAAACGGGCGATGCGGCCGGGCGAAAACATTGCCCTGCAGGGCGAAGAAGTGGCGAAAGGCAGCTGTGTGCTGCCGGCGGGAGCGCTGATCGGCGCCGGTGCACTCGCGCTGCTGGCCACATTTGGCGCCGTTTCTGTCGCTGTCCGGCGCAGGCCGCGCGTCGGAATCGTCGCTACCGGCAGCGAGTTGGTCGAGCCGGATCAGCCGCTGGCGCCGGGAAAAATCCGCAACAGCAACGGGATGATGCTGGCCGGAATGATCCGCGACGCGGGGGGGACCCCCGTGCTGCTTGGCTGTTTGCCGGATGAAGCAAAGGCGGCGAAGCAAAAGCTGAGCGAATGGACGCAGCAGGTTGATCTGTTGGTCACGACCGGCGGGATTTCCGTTGGCGATTTTGACCTGATGGCCGACCTGTTCGCGGACCCGTCGTTTCAGCGCTTGTTTGACCGGGTGGCGATGAGACCGGGCAGTCCCACATCTGCCGCCGTGTACCACGGCAGGCTGATCTGCGCCTTGTCCGGCAGCCCCTCCGCCTGTTTTGTCGGCTGCGAGCTATTGGTCAAACCGCTGCTGGCGAAAATGTTGGGCAAACCTCGCCCGCTTCCGGCGCCTGTGGAAGCGATCCTGGCGCAAGACTACCGGAAACCGTGTCCCTACCCGCGCTATCTGCGCGGCCGGCTGCGAGCAGAGCAGGCGGTATTGTACGCCGATCCGGATGGAAACGACAAAGCGGGCCGGCTGGCTACGCTGCACCAGAACAACTGTCTCATCATCATTCCGCCCGGCGGCGGCGGGCGACAGGCTGGGGCACGTGTTTCCGTCATCCCGCTGGCCAACAGCGGCCCAGATTGTTTGGGCAGTTGA
- the mobB gene encoding molybdopterin-guanine dinucleotide biosynthesis protein B, whose translation MVTPPRVVQIVGYSDTGKTTLITQLIRHLRQLGYQVGVIKRDGHDREWEPAGKDTWTFRHAGAGLVAIQSSTKMAWFEQPPPSLDALIGRMGEAGAQIILVEGFKTAPYPKLLVVRERSHLALLERLTDCRGIVSWFPLQTQALPVYPIDQPQRVAAFVETVLFGDQQNHLERC comes from the coding sequence ATGGTTACGCCGCCCAGGGTCGTGCAGATCGTCGGTTATTCCGATACGGGCAAAACAACGCTGATCACCCAGCTGATCAGGCACTTGCGGCAGCTTGGTTATCAGGTCGGCGTGATCAAGCGGGATGGGCATGATCGGGAATGGGAACCAGCAGGCAAGGATACGTGGACGTTTCGCCATGCCGGAGCGGGCCTGGTCGCGATCCAATCGTCCACGAAAATGGCCTGGTTTGAGCAGCCGCCGCCATCGCTGGATGCGCTGATCGGACGGATGGGCGAAGCGGGAGCGCAGATCATCCTCGTCGAAGGTTTTAAAACGGCTCCCTATCCCAAACTGCTGGTCGTGCGGGAGCGCTCCCACCTCGCGCTGCTCGAGCGGCTGACCGATTGCCGCGGCATCGTCAGCTGGTTTCCGCTGCAAACTCAGGCGCTTCCCGTCTACCCGATTGATCAGCCACAGCGCGTGGCAGCCTTTGTCGAAACGGTGCTCTTCGGCGATCAGCAAAACCATTTGGAGCGCTGCTAA